The Candidatus Bathyarchaeota archaeon genome has a window encoding:
- a CDS encoding ABC transporter ATP-binding protein — protein MPKIQLKGVTKRFGKKILAVDNVSLEIQDKEYFSLIGPSGCGKTTLLRMIAGLIQPTKGEIYIDDTLVNDVPPEDRGIGFVFQTYALFPHMNVFDNVTYGPRVKAWEEKRAARLGRETLEMVKLDKRADAYPHELSGGMMQRVAVARALAAGSKILLLDEPLGALDAKIRNELRYEIKRLVEDLGLTAIHVTHDQAEAMAISDRIAVMKKGRIFQVGTPYELYMNPQQIFIANFIGESNFLEGRVIGVEDDKTIVKLRGDLKVGARKNEASQIDERIVLAVRPEAFEIVKGRRKLVNELNGVIEKVRFEGTDIRYEIRLANDDSITVVRPSLGGEWLKEADEVTVGFSPEKSQMFLYPPKGLIAELEVG, from the coding sequence ATGCCGAAAATACAATTGAAAGGCGTAACAAAACGTTTCGGAAAGAAAATCTTGGCAGTTGACAACGTCAGCCTAGAAATTCAAGATAAAGAATATTTTTCCCTCATAGGACCAAGTGGCTGTGGAAAAACAACACTACTCAGAATGATTGCAGGCCTAATTCAACCAACCAAAGGAGAAATTTACATAGACGACACCTTAGTCAACGATGTCCCTCCAGAAGACCGAGGAATCGGCTTCGTTTTTCAAACTTACGCCTTGTTTCCCCACATGAACGTTTTCGACAACGTAACCTATGGGCCTAGAGTAAAGGCTTGGGAAGAGAAAAGGGCTGCACGCCTCGGCCGCGAAACACTGGAGATGGTAAAACTGGACAAACGTGCTGATGCTTATCCCCACGAGCTAAGCGGTGGTATGATGCAACGTGTCGCGGTGGCAAGGGCATTAGCTGCTGGCTCTAAAATTCTGTTATTAGACGAGCCTTTAGGCGCTTTAGACGCGAAAATTCGTAATGAACTTAGATACGAGATAAAACGACTTGTGGAAGACTTGGGATTGACGGCTATTCACGTCACTCATGACCAAGCGGAGGCCATGGCTATTTCCGACAGAATTGCCGTTATGAAAAAAGGTCGCATATTTCAAGTGGGAACGCCTTACGAGCTATATATGAATCCTCAACAGATTTTTATAGCCAACTTTATCGGAGAATCCAATTTCCTCGAGGGACGAGTGATCGGAGTGGAAGATGACAAGACCATTGTAAAGTTACGCGGTGACCTGAAAGTTGGCGCAAGGAAAAATGAGGCTTCTCAGATAGACGAAAGGATTGTCTTGGCAGTTAGACCCGAAGCTTTCGAGATAGTGAAGGGACGGAGAAAATTGGTCAACGAATTAAATGGAGTTATTGAAAAAGTTCGATTTGAAGGAACAGACATTCGCTACGAAATTCGCTTAGCTAATGACGATTCCATCACTGTTGTAAGGCCAAGTTTAGGAGGGGAATGGCTCAAAGAAGCTGATGAGGTAACGGTTGGGTTTTCTCCTGAAAAAAGCCAAATGTTCTTGTATCCACCAAAGGGCTTAATAGCTGAACTAGAAGTAGGGTAA